From a region of the Theobroma cacao cultivar B97-61/B2 chromosome 8, Criollo_cocoa_genome_V2, whole genome shotgun sequence genome:
- the LOC18591774 gene encoding zinc-finger homeodomain protein 2: MDFDEHEDQDEEMGMAVPPGYDSLGNSQAALSRMGPASGGEGPASATPRKVGSTIRYRECLKNHAVSIGGHAVDGCGEFMAAGEEGTLDALKCAACNCHRNFHRREGDGEGNTYNPHHHQHHPQFSAYYRAPPPAGYLHLTPPPQHRPLALPAASGGGGGGIAGGYSREDEDVSNPSSSGGGGGGGGGGSGGLKKRFRTKFTSEQKEKMLEFAERLGWRIQKHDEAAVEQFCEETGVKRHVLKVWMHNNKHTLGKKP; the protein is encoded by the coding sequence ATGGATTTTGACGAACACGAAGACCAAGACGAAGAAATGGGGATGGCTGTTCCACCGGGCTACGACTCACTTGGCAACTCACAAGCAGCTCTGTCAAGAATGGGACCCGCCAGCGGCGGTGAAGGTCCGGCGTCAGCAACACCAAGAAAAGTGGGATCCACTATAAGGTACCGTGAGTGTCTCAAGAACCATGCCGTGAGTATTGGGGGCCACGCTGTGGATGGATGCGGCGAGTTTATGGCGGCTGGTGAGGAAGGGACCCTTGACGCCTTGAAATGTGCCGCGTGTAACTGCCACAGGAACTTTCACCGTAGAGAAGGTGACGGTGAAGGTAATACTTATAACCCTCACCACCACCAGCACCACCCCCAATTCTCGGCCTACTATAGGGCGCCACCACCAGCGGGGTATCTTCACCTAACGCCACCTCCACAGCACAGGCCTTTGGCCTTGCCAGCAGCGTCAGGGGGTGGTGGGGGCGGTATTGCTGGTGGTTACAGCAGAGAGGATGAAGATGTTTCGAATCCTAGTAGCAGTGGCGGTGGAGGTGGAGGTGGAGGTGGAGGCAGTGGTGGATTGAAGAAGAGGTTCAGAACAAAATTTACTTCCgaacagaaagaaaagatgcTGGAGTTCGCTGAAAGGCTCGGGTGGAGGATTCAGAAGCATGATGAGGCTGCTGTGGAGCAATTTTGTGAAGAAACTGGTGTGAAAAGGCATGTGCTTAAGGTCTGGATGCACAACAACAAGCACACTCTTGGTAAGAAACCctaa